The genomic DNA GCGGGGGTGGTCGTCTCCAACCACGGAGGGCGGCAGCTCGACACCTGCCCGGCGCCCATCACCGTGCTGGAAGAGGTCGTGCAGGCGGTCGCAGGGCGCGGGACCGTGCTGGTGGACGGCGGTGTGCGCCGCGGTACCGACGTGGTTAAGGCGCTGGCGCTGGGTGCCCGCGCAGTGCTGGTCGGCCGCCCGATCCTCTGGGGGCTCGCCACCGGCGGAGAGGAAGGCGCGTTGCGCGTGCTGGAGATGCTCCGCGCCGAGGTGGACCTCGCCATGGCACTGTGCGGGACCCGCACGGTGGCAGAGATCACGCGGGACCTGGTGCGACCCTGAACGCAAAGATCCTGGCGGCGGAGAGCAGTTCCGCCGCCAGGACTTTTTCATCTCACCGTGCAGGGATCTGGGGTTCCCCGGATCCGGAATTCAGCGTCGGTTCAGAACGCGGCCCAGGACGTCCACACAGAGCTCCACGTTCTCGGAGCGGGCGCTCTGCCCCATCAGGCCGATGCGCCACACCTTGCCGGCCAGTGGTCCCAGGCCGGCGCCGATCTCCAGGCCATATTCCTCGAGCAGCCGTCCCCGGACCTGGGCGTCGTCGACCCCCTCAGGCACCCGCACCAGGTTGAGCTGGGGGGACCGCTCCGCTTCGGGGACCACGAACTCGAGATCCAGTGCTTCCAGCCCTTCGCGAAGGGTGAGGTGGTTGCGACGGTGACGCTCCCAGGCGGCCTCCAGCCCCTCCTCCTGCAGCATCAACAGAGCCTCATGCAGACCGTAGAGGGCATTGATCGGCGCAGTGTGGTGATAGGAGCGCTTGGCGCCTTCGTTCCAGTAGCCCAGGACGAGGGTCAGGTCCATGAACCAGCTCTGCACCGGCGTCTTGCGTGACCGCACCTTTTCCAGCGCGCGCTCGTTGAGCGTGATCGGGCTCAACCCCGGCGCGCAGGAGAGGCACTTCTGGGTCCCGGAGTACACCGCGTCGATCCCCCAGGCATCCGTCTCCACCGGAGAGCCGCCGAGGGAGGTCACCGTGTCGACCAGCGTGAGCATGCCGGCCTCGCGGGCGATCGACGCGAGCGTCTCCGCGTCGGAGAGAACACCGGTGGAGGTCTCCGCGTGGACGAAAAACACGAGGCTGGCATCCGGATTCTGCCTCACCGCCTGCCTGAGCTTCTCCGGGTCTACCGCCCTTCCCCACTCGTCCTCCACCATCACCGGCACGCCGCCGCACCGCTCCACCATCTCCTTCAAGCGCCCGCCGAACACCCCGTTCCGACAGACGATGACCTTCTCGCCGGGCTCGACCAGGTTCACGACGCACGACTCCATCCCGGCGGTACCGGGGCCGGAGACCGGCATCGCCAGGGTGTTTCGCGTGCGGAACGTATAGCGCAGCAGCTCCTTGATCTCGTCCATCAGCCCGATGAAGGCCGGATCGAGATGCCCGATGGTCGGGCGGGCCATCGCCTGGAGTACGCGCTCGTGAACGTCGGAAGGACCCGGACCCATGAGGGTGCGGGTCGGTGGGTTGAAGGATCGGTTGGAGGTCACTTTCGACGCGTGGTTTCGAAGTGGAGGAGTGTAGGGCTGCCGCTGAGCGACGGTCGGCCCCGCTTCCAGGAGGGGGCGGCGCCGATCGAGGCATGCTGAGGCCTGTCCACCCGCCACCCCGCAGGCCGCATCATTATGCACCGCTCGGGCGGCGCCCGCCACACCACCCGAGCGATCGC from Longimicrobiaceae bacterium includes the following:
- a CDS encoding alanine--glyoxylate aminotransferase family protein produces the protein MGPGPSDVHERVLQAMARPTIGHLDPAFIGLMDEIKELLRYTFRTRNTLAMPVSGPGTAGMESCVVNLVEPGEKVIVCRNGVFGGRLKEMVERCGGVPVMVEDEWGRAVDPEKLRQAVRQNPDASLVFFVHAETSTGVLSDAETLASIAREAGMLTLVDTVTSLGGSPVETDAWGIDAVYSGTQKCLSCAPGLSPITLNERALEKVRSRKTPVQSWFMDLTLVLGYWNEGAKRSYHHTAPINALYGLHEALLMLQEEGLEAAWERHRRNHLTLREGLEALDLEFVVPEAERSPQLNLVRVPEGVDDAQVRGRLLEEYGLEIGAGLGPLAGKVWRIGLMGQSARSENVELCVDVLGRVLNRR